Within the Lycorma delicatula isolate Av1 chromosome 11, ASM4794821v1, whole genome shotgun sequence genome, the region tcaaatctaattttgtttaaagttaaaacaaaatatttaaattataagtgtaCCTAACTACACGATCAGTTTTGTACaagattataatgtaaaacaaagcaatttctcataaaaaaaatttcaccaaaatctaCTCTTGCATCACACTGAGTAAAGAAACTGATCGTGTAGAGAAAAGAACGTTACACTGAGACTGTGTACAGATGTTAAGCAGAGATCACTTTCataatgatacaagaaaaaatatttaaataccttttaaatgtaatttacgtCATTTCATCAgaaaacacacatttttattttaagtataatacagATTTACTCCTTAGATGTTGCTATCATAAATTTGTTGATCTATTCTTCAATCTCTACCAACAAAACATTGACACACTTGCTCCATCTCTTGTATATTTGAACACAAATACCTTTTTAGCAGTTATTAAagtattctgattatttttattttattttaaggtctCGCTTAAAATTTAGCCGATGAAATttatatacctttctttttcttttttattataatttctcatGCATTCATcggttaatacatttttagttaatttattatgttcataaaatttttttaccgtagctaaaaacagtaataaatttataatttgcaatgTTGTCGAAACAGTagtatatactgaaatgaatataAGTCTTGctgaaattgaaaacaaacacCCACATgagattttcattattaatcgatcaaataaaaaaattaatctcttattCTGATCGGTGTACAGTAatagattattttcattaacGTCAAGAACGATTAAGTTTATTACtctgctgataaaaaaaaattcccaagcATTAGACCCGATGAATCGAGATAAAACCTTGATCTAAATAGAATGGGACAATCCAGCCAGAATTAattctaagataaaaaaatagaagccATTAgactccatattaattatttaatgtataaacttgagaaatgataagaaaaaatgtgaaaatactaaatataagaaacgattataaaataatttacaattcaggtGTTAATGAATACTACTTGAGTAGAAGACTTtgtgtttcctgtttagcctctgggagttaccattcaggtattacttcagaggatgatatgtatgagtgtagtcctgtacagtctcagtttgaccgctcctgagttgtgtggttaattgaaacccaaccgccaaagaataccagtatccacaatccagtattcaaatctatataaaaataaccgcttttactaggacttgaatgctggaactctcaacttccaaatcagctgatttgggaagacatgttcaccactagaccgacccggtgggttacttgagtagaagattagaaaaaataattctaacctTGAACAAATGCaagaaatgaacatttaaaaattgttttaaacgcttacaaaaaatttaaattctttaagactgtttaaaaattcattaactgtgtaatattgtttctgtaaaataaaaacctttcgttatgttttataaataaattggtgggaagatagTTTAAATAGTTCAGCAATTCACTAAAAATGGCAACAGAGACGTAAGACTCTTTCTTATAAGCTGAGGTATTGTGAAAATTTACCTGTAAAATGTTCTTTTGTCTGGtttggaaattgttattttttattaacaagcgatttttttttctgttagtgactgatttcataattataaacacaagtattagttaacatttttaattttctaaatacacaatccatatttatagccattttttattttgaatactcaAGTTTTTGAGGGAGCCCTAAGAAATGACATTACACTTCAGAgagtaatatacataaatatttatatatgtttaataatgatgataaactcAGTATTCTACTAAGGTACTTCAAGTATAACaatacagtttcatttttttaactaacaaaatcaatttgttcATTCCAAGCAAAttattcatctaataaaataGCCAGAAAGGAGATGCTGTTACTGTACGAGACTCAAAAATCCTGTTATTAGGTGatggaaaaattatgcaatcaGCAATGTTAATCAAAAATACTGTCATGATGTTCTTAACAGCTGAACTCTTGTTCTTCCAATCCacgctctatttttttttattccacttaaTAATGGTGAATCCACATCTCATCATAGGTTAGAATACTGTCAAAAAGCATCACCTCCTGGGCGAAACCATTGTTTCAGTTCTGGGCATATGCAAAGTGTTGTCTCCTTATGGTGGTCTATCGACTCTTTTGGAAACCATCTTCTGTTTGTTTTACGGTATGTGCTTTTAGGCAGTCCTTATATTCACAATTATATACCAGTATATAACtgtgaatatatacataaatttttaaatgttaacttacccttaatttatatttatgaatgtgtagtcttgttaaaaagaatagtaacttaTCGTTTACCTTATTGTTTCTATCAAAAAACGACCGCAAAACCTTTTTCCTCTTTACGTATTTAACTCAATACTTGGGCttacaagaaagggccttattatgcttcttattccatatctaataaattatctatctattaaaaaaatcttctgactaatttatttaaaatacaagtaaaaaatcttatcttacagaaacaatattactctgttgatgaatttttaaataatactaatttagaaattgaaaaaacccTGAATCTTCTGTAACTGTTAAACTTGCACATAAACATGTGCTACAATAATCTTCATTAATGccttttgatttttgaattatttggctattatcttttgtatttaatatcttcatacattttacaaaacataatttcatgattttatattgtacgtaaataaataatatggactttaatcgcttctaatttttattttctaatcgtgcattttgtgatgctactctgattgcatgtaattatacaataaattatttataataattataattaaaataatcattagcaGAGGATGTGGGGTGATGAGACATATAAGGATGTGGAAGACACAGGATGtgtatttattaagaattctcgttttcttaataaatttattacctgTTGCAAgcaacatatttgaaaaattaatatatgtatatcgtATCAAACATGTTAATCacagaatataattaaagttagaaGAGTAAGccagtcaaaaagtaaaataaatctttattatcctcAAATAACACAGTTACAATTAAACAAGATAGAAAACTCAGccgattatttcaagtacataacctaatctttatttgtaacgtaaacctaatcttcatttataattataacattcaaaacataaattattttaaatctacatttgattcgataaaaaataaaaagacatttcaATCCTATTTTCTCCTGTATGCAtcatcttcagtaatattttgtctctatattttagtataaatatatattattctgatttgattataagataaaaaattacgctAAGCAAACCGTGTTTTTCATGGTACTGAATTAAGGAGAATTTATATACACAGTATTATGAAGTatagtaacactgaaataaatttcaactcttaAAATGAGATTCAGCAAAtggttttacctaaaaaaaaaaaatttttggttaaaaacctACCGCATCCCAAGGTCCCCTCCTCTTCAGGgccaattcaaaaatgtttaaaggaaagGTTAGAGTTGTAATACGTTATTCTAATAGGTAACTCTTAACTAAAATGGtggtcatttaatgttttttcagttatgtacaaaagtaactcttaaacagcagttattattatttttttaataccggtagcatgtcattttaataattaaatacgaatgTTTTAACACGATTTGAAATGTGCTGTTgtatgagaaaataaatgaaattcaaaattaaagagaaagagaTGAGTTCATGGGAAATTAGAGTTGTTTTAGAGGATACATATTAACAATATCTGTAATCAAACAAACAAGAAGAGTAATAAATGTAGGCGGGTTAAAATGGTACACTACTTGTAGAAGAGGTGTGAATAAAGGAGATGAGGCGATGGTACTCACGCAGCAGCTCTTTCTTATGTAATACAACAACTGTCAGttccagttttattttgaaaataaaattattggattatcttagacaattatttttttattacttttattttgaaaaaattgcatacttttataatattaacaatgttAATTCTACCCTACTGACatttgtgtgtgtctgtctgtctgtagTGTGTCCGTCCCGCTTAGGTTAGCACATAAAACACCAGTAGTGCGAGTGATGTCATTccatacaaaaagtaataatgtgCTCAGATAACAGGCACTGGAATGTAtagatcgctagcggaaaatcccgattcgttagtagaTGTCCCGTGGTGGTcaagtgtatacttgttatattattatatatttattacttgcacttgttattatttatacttgtaatatatatttatttctttaaccaaAATATACGCAAtacatatgttattaatatattttttaaattatgttttgcagTTAAAGAAGAATTCGACGGTCATGTGTTTAAGAAATTTGAGCATAAAGATGGTTTATGCGATGGAATGAGATTTACTGTTAGAAGAATggagaataatgttttaaagtgcAAAATTTCGACTGGAGGTAAGCAAGGAGAAACAATGTTTATTCCAAGAATAACTTTGATCGATGAGAGTACAAAAGGGTTTTCATTGAAGAGACTTGTTTCCTCTGCAATTAgctttttgtatgaaaaaagttttgaattggtCGGTATTGATTTGAGAGGAGAAATTTTTGGGCATGGACAGTTGTTTGTTGCGTTATCAAGAGTAAAAAGCATGGAGTGGAATGAAAGTGAAATTGTCTTCTGAGCGTAGAAATAAACGagtgaaaatgttgtttttaaagaaattttggatGGTCTAGACCGATAAGTGGAacagtgaattttttattgaaaagaagagtttattaaatacgataaaagaatttcaaggttttttgtttgtatgttcattaataaatttaaattatactatataatatcaTTTCATAACTTatcctttatgattttttttctctgagcccccttcaaaaaaaaaattcaaattccgaCGCCTATCcctcactttttctgtttagtctctggaaccaccttaagtaataacttcagaggatgaatgaggatgatatgtatgaatgtaaatgatgtatattcttgtacagtctcaggtcgaccgttcctgagatgtgtggttaattgaaactgaacTGCCATAGAATAGCagcaccatctagtattcaaatcaaaataaaagtaactaccttcaCTAAGAACCAATCTAAACCAGATTTAATCGGGAAGATTTCCTGATATATTTTTGctttcaattttcatcattcaaaaaatatttttcacacaagATGTACAGTTTTGAACACCTAATAGTCTCATTCCAAGACATCGCCTGCCAAGGGAACCCACCCTAGTTTCAGAGGGCATGCCATAGGCACACCGGGATAagctactaatataaattaaaataattaaattaataaatagcacacataataaataatagactTAATAGAGACCGACTTAAGACTTATAGACCGACTTAATAgagaaggagatgaaatctggcaGAAAATAGTGATACATTTTCTGTCATAAGTTGGTTATTTGTCAATCGATTTTCAAaactaaggtgtcattttgttctaaaaaaaatgtttagcattttctTAAGAAcacataatatgataaaaatttacacgGTCACCGTTAACATTAATAtagtgaaatactaaaataatataaataaataattaataaaatgaaatattttatttattagaatgttgttaaaaatgtgtgtgtatcatcctcattcatcctctgaagttattgtTCACTTCTCAATccgattttcatatataaatttattaataaatacaaaatgacgGAGAGAAGGAAAATCGAAgggaaattaacatttttccttaaGAAACTTCCTGTTCACTTTTACACCTAGAATCTGTAATGTATAAGCCTACCGTTTTAGATACACACCTGTTTACAATTGGCAATTCTTCAGAATGTCTTAACATCACTCCCaagtgcaaaataaaattcatttcacaaCAGAAATTCTATGAATACCTTTAAACAGTAtcagaaataagttaaattaattaatatttttaataatttttttattttaatttctgctgaCACAGGGGGaacccgatgggttaagtccTACAGGATAATTTACAGAGAGGTAATCAGTCAACTCCCATGGATCTTGGGTCAATTGATGTGCTGCTTAATGGCAGTTTTGGTTGCTCCAggggtgcttaaataaaattaagggagaAAAAAGGGAATGATGGTATTGTGAAGCCGTTgtttttcacatatatttatgttttatttactttttaaattttaatatcggggtccTTTGCATCCTGTAAGTATGTTCAGTGTTTGTGTCTAAATTTTCTGTCTTGTTtagtttggtgtttttaaataaaatgtaagggccctttccGCCCTTACATATGACAAACCTGATTGTGATTTAATCCCTATTTTAAAGAgtgtgatgagggctaatgactGTAGCAGTTGATGCtcatataaccaaaaaaataataataatatcctcgagataagattttattaatattatttttaaatttaataataaacataaaatgggtataattcgtattaaaataatcagaagtacaaaattttttatattttaatttattattcaggaaaaatcacaatatttaattaaacaaaagctatgaaaattttaacatcttttttttaaataatagattttttttgtacagatattatatgttaatcactttaaaactgttatattattgtgaattaaaatagcataaaattatagaataaatagtaACTTATACCTGTGATTTCAATTCaatttgtataagtattttattataaataaaaataaataagctatattaattattatttataatttatacctcCAAGACAGATGTCAACAACTATAGAAGTATTTCATTGTTGCCAGTGACttataaaatactgtgaaaatgttattgaatagATTAGAACCCCAAATAGATCACATATAGAAGGGTGTgaagaaggatt harbors:
- the LOC142332466 gene encoding uncharacterized protein LOC142332466, which translates into the protein MSEFEAHSVKVSHLLSEVGVPPTLPYQSSHSCITCPSGLPTTPVKEEFDGHVFKKFEHKDGLCDGMRFTVRRMENNVLKCKISTGGKQGETMFIPRITLIDESTKGFSLKRLVSSAISFLYEKSFELVGIDLRGEIFGHGQLFVALSRVKSMEWNESEIVF